The sequence GACAATTGGGTTTGACGAGCCATCGTTCGATACTCCTGGGTGATTTGCTGAAACGTTGACCGGGATCAGCGAAGTGAATTTTCATACCAGCCATTTCATTTTCAGATTACGCAGCGAACATCGAAATTGCAACTAAATAGCTTGATAACACTTAGAGCCAAGGGGAAAAACTTCAATGAACAGCACGAATTACCGAGGTTTTCGCCAAATTATTCGGTATTGTCATTGGGTTTTAAGCATCTCCGTTGGCGTACTATTGGAGGTGCTTAGCTAGCATTCTTGCGACTCGGGTCCGCACGAATGTTAAACCTTAACGATTGCGGTGGGTGCAGCACCTTTTCGGGCCAGATTGCAGCGCAAAGCAGGGCAGGACCGAATTTAACGATATTAACGGCTATGCCTTAAATCATGGCTGTACGACTTATTCGGTTTTATTCGGCATACAGCCTTCTGCCCACGGACCCATTGAATGCGTTGGACTGAGTCTGCATGGATAGCAGCTCTGTTAGTCTACCTTGCTGTAGGAAGCAGGGTACTTGCAGATGATGCGCGCATTGCGGCGTCCGATGCTCCCAAACAGACGATCAGGGAATTACCCATTAGCGCAATACAAACCATACCAAATCAAACAATTGCAGGGCAGCAGGCAGCTCCAGTGGACGAATTACCGCGTCAGAATGAAACATATTCGTCAAATGAGCTGCTCCGAATGCCAGCTTGGTGCCGTGACTCGATTGGTTTGCGAGTCGATTTCAATCCTTTTTACGATGCAAATTCTCCATCACTTCGTTTTGGAACCGACGTCGACTTGTGCAGTTCAATTGAAGTTCCCGGGCGCGAGTCAGCAACAGATGTTTGTAACCCGGCAACGCAACGTTATGGCGCTACCGCACCGATTGTGCATTTAGCTCGATTACCCGGAACTGCTTTGGAAACGGAGAACATTGAGTCAAAGGAAAATCGGTTCCTAATCGAAGCATCAACATCGTCTGAGCCAGCCACTACTGATGCTTCTGAACAGCGCGGCTTGCCACCTGCGCCATCGATCGACGAACAGCTTTGGCTTGATTTTCCTTCTTCACTTGAAGGCGGCATCTTTCTTGACCACGGCGTATTTCGTACGGCTATGCAGCAACCTTTAGCGCCCTTGCAGCCCTTGCAACCCGTGCAACCCCCGTCCATTACGCCATTTCAGCCAAGTATTCCTGGGGCATTTGAAACCCTGGGAACGACCTCGATTGCCGAATTGGCGGCCGCAGTCGGCGGAGGCCCGGCACAAGGGGTTAGCCAAGGCCAGGCACAGGCCATCGCTTCTACCGACATTGGTGGACTGCTCCAGTCTGCCAATTCGGTGCAAAGTGTGAACACCACTCGACGATCGCCCGTGGCGTTGGCTCCAAACGTTCGCGGATATGAATTCGGCCAGATTTATGCGCAGGCCACCGGCGCCTATTGGTTTCCGGTTCGTGAAGACCTTGACTCGATGCTTAGCAAAATCGATCCCGGCATGATTCAAGAAGTGGTCGTGATTCCTGGACCCTATGGTTTGCGCTATGGGCCAGGGCTGAGTTTTATTGACATCATTACTCAGGATACTCCGCGCTATGACGATGGGCCGGAAAGCAGTTACCGAGCCAACGGCGACATACACACCAACGGTGGTCAGCTCTATGGCCGTCTCACGGCCGATGGAGGCAGCGATGATTACGGTTACCGTATCAGTTACGGTCACCGTACGGGCAGCGATTTTGAGGCCGGCAATGGACTGTCGATTCCGTCTAGTTACGATACGGGCGATGTTTGGGCTCAATTTGGCGTTAGCACGAGCAAGTACGATCGCATCGAAGGCAGCTTCCTGCGATTGGATCAGAACAACGTGCAATATGCGGCGCAATTTTTTGACGTCGATACCCTGGGGACGTTCGGTACAACACTTAAAGCTGTGGATGAAAACCCGAATTCGCCTTGGACCCAGCTTAAACTGGAAGGTTGGTGGAATCGCACGCAATTCACTGGTTCGATTACTCCCAGCAAAAGCGATCCCAATTTTCCTGTGATTACTCGTGTGGAGTACGCACTGGATCAAGAGGTCGGCGGAACAAACACGCTGAATGGCAATACGTTCGGCGATAATGTTTCCAGCGGCGCGCGTGCCGTAGCACTTTACGGTGACGTGGACAATCAATATCTTCGCATGGGCATCGACTTCCATTTCGAGGAGCAAATGCTCCAGGAGAATTACGTGCTCACTAGCATGGGGTCTAGTTTGCCGCCTGTTACTCCATTTTCCACCAATCAGCCATTCGGGCAAATCAGCGATGGTGGGCTATTCGCTGAATATTGCATACCGGTACTCGATGGCTGGAAAACGACATTGGGTGGCCGTGTCGATTGGGTGAACACCGGCGCCGATCAGAACGAGCTTCGACCTGATACGAATTTGGATGCCGACGAATTGCAACAAAGCAACGTGCTCTACGCATATTACGTGACCAATGAGTTCAAATTCAACGATGCCTGGAAGCTGAATGCGGGTTATGGTTACGCCCAGCGACCGCCAACTCTTACAGAGCGCTACGCAGATGGCATCTTCCTTGGCTTGCTTCAGAGCGGGTTCACTCGCGTGATTGGCGACCCTGCTTTGAAACCGGAACGAGACTTTCAGGTCGATCTAGGCTTAAGCGCAGACTACGACAATTTTCATGCCAGCGTGACGGGGTTTTATGCTTGGATCGTTGACTATGTAACCTTCGAAGGTGATGCAGTGGTGGATTTTTTCGATGCGAAGTTGGTCAACTTTATCAATACCCCGTTGGCAAGCTTAACGGGGTATGAAGCCACGGCTGATTGGGATTGGTCGCCCTGGTTGACCCCGTTTGTAAAGTCGAAGTATGTTCAAGGTGACAATATTTCGTTGGGCGCTCCATTGCCCTCGATTCCGCCATTGGAAGGTACGGTTGGTGTCCGTTGGCACGATGCTACCCAGGAGAAAAAGTGGGAAGTGGAGGTAGGTGAGCGGATGGTAACTGCGCAAAACCGTTTAGGCGCGATCATACTTTCCGGGGCCCCGGAGACGGTTGAGGAAGCTACTCCCGGGTTCTGCACAACGTATATTCACACTTCCTATAACTGGACGAAGAATTTGAGTTTAGTGGCCGGCATCGACAACGTTTTCAACCGCACATACCAGGAACATCTGGACTTGCGATTGCTTGGCCCCACGGGATTTCCTGCTCCGCCTACCCGCGTACTTTCCCCCGGCATTTCCCCCTTCTTCGGATTTGATTGGACGTTTTGAACCGGGAGCCGCAGGTCCTAGGAGAGAGACAATTGAGCGGTGTGAACCAGTTTGGCTAATAACTCCAGACTGTCTACAAGCCGTGGCCCAGGCCGATTGAAATACGCATTGCCATCCAGTGCGAACACGTTTCCCTTTTTAACGGCTGTCAGATAGTTCCAGCCGTGGCGCTGGCTTAAAGTAGCGACCTCGGCTTGTGCACGGATTTGATCAAAGCCGCAAGGACAAACGACGATCAACTGTGGATCGAACTGGCATAATTCTTCCCAAGTTCGATAGCGGCTATGTTCACCAGGCAACGTTAGTTCGCATCTGCCGCCGGCAATTTTGATCAATTCAGGCACCCAATTCCCGGCTAGCATCAGCGGATCAGTCCACTCGATTATCGCAACTCTTGGTCGCTTCGGTCGCGGAATTGCCGATGTTGTAGAACGAATTAAGTCAATTCGCTGTTCCAAGCCGGCCACTAGTTTCTTGGCCTGCGCCGAAAGTCCCGTTGTTTCGCCCAAACGGATTGTGTCTTTCAATACGTCATTGAGCGATTGCGGATTGAGAGAAAACACTTGGGCATCTCGTAACCGAGGGTCGCTTTTCACGGCTTCTAGCACGTCGGCATATCGTACCGCGCAAACGTCGCATTGAGCCTGTGTCACGATCAAGTCGGGTTGCAATTTAGACAGGCGCACCGCGTCAATTTCGTAAAGTGGTTTGCCATTCGATAAAAGGCTGCGAACTTGTCCGTCGATTTCACTGCTCCCAGCCGTGGCATCCACATGGGAGCGAGTAATTCGTGGCAACCGAAGGCACTCCAAAGGCCAATCGCATTCGTGGCTAACCGCCACTACAGAATCGCCTAATCCGAGCGCATACAGCATTTCCGTGCCTGCAGAGATAAGTGATGCAATGCGCATAAAAATCGCTACCCTAGCCGGTCTCAAAAGATCGCTCAATAATGGTGAAAAGGGAATACCCGGAGAATCTGTTATGAAAATGTTCGTTGCCGGGAACTGGATTGACAAGCCCCAACAAATAGAGGTGCGCAATCCATTTGACGGTTCGGTGGTTGACACCGTGCCCAAAGCTGATACCGCGGATGTAGATCGTGCCTTAGCGGCAGCTTTGGAAGGGGCTCGTTTGATGCGGGCGTTGCCCGGGTACGAGCGCTTTCGGATCCTTCGTGCCACGGCCCAGCTTATGCACGGGCAAAGTGGTCAGCTTGCGCGCACCATTTCGCTGGAAGAAGGTAAGCCGATTCGTGAATCGAGGGTCGAAGTTGCGCGGGCTATTGAAACAATGGAGCTTTCGGCTGAAGAAGCCAAACGCATTGGCGGGGAAGTGTTGCCCATGGATGGCGCCAGTAACGGTGCCAGGAAATTAGCGTTTACCTTGCGTGTCCCTTGCGGCGTGGTGGTGGCAATTACGCCGTTCAATTTTCCGCTCAACCTTCCGTGTCATAAAGTTGGCCCGGCACTAGCAGCCGGCAATGCCATCGTGCTCAAGCCCGCCAGCGACACGCCGCTGGTCGCACTTCGGCTTGTGGAAATTTTGTTAGAAGCCGGATTGCCTCCTCAAGTCGTTTCGTGCTTGACCGGCGGGGGAGAATCGCTCGGCGAAGCATTGTGTACCGATTCGCGTGTACGGAAAATAAGTTTCACCGGTAGTCGTGAAATCGGAGAGAAAATTATCAAGTTGGCTGGGCTCAAGCGAGTGACGATGGAGCTGGGCTCCAATTGCCCGCTGATCGTAATGGATGATTCCGATTTGGACCATGTTGCTCAAGGGATTTCCGTCAGTGGTTATTCAAACGCTGGCCAAACATGCATTTCCACACAGAGAGTATTGGTGATGCGAAGGGTCTATGGTGATTTGATTGACATGTTGCAACCCAGGGTTGATGCCCTGAAGTACGGCAATCCTTTAAATGAGACGACAAATCTGGGCCCTATGATTCGCGAACGAGATGCCGCTCGAATAAACCAATGGATTGACGAGGCCGTGCGTGATGGCGCTCGATTGGTAACCGGTGGTCGATACGATGGCACTCATCATGAAGCGACCATTGTTGCAGACGTGAAAAGCAATATGCGAATCAGTTGTCAGGAATTATTTGGCCCGGCCGTGGCCGTCACTGCTTGCGACAATTTTGCTGAAGCCATCCGATTGGCCAACGACACAAACTATGGGCTGAGCGCAGCGATATTCACTCGAGATTTAGACCGCGCGATGCAATTTTGCCGCGAAGTTGATTGCGGCAATTTACACGTCAATGGGGGACCGCAATGGCGAGCTGATTTGATGCCTTACGGCGGTCTGAAGGAGAGCGGGCTGGGGAAAGA is a genomic window of Pirellulales bacterium containing:
- a CDS encoding TonB-dependent receptor, with translation MRWTESAWIAALLVYLAVGSRVLADDARIAASDAPKQTIRELPISAIQTIPNQTIAGQQAAPVDELPRQNETYSSNELLRMPAWCRDSIGLRVDFNPFYDANSPSLRFGTDVDLCSSIEVPGRESATDVCNPATQRYGATAPIVHLARLPGTALETENIESKENRFLIEASTSSEPATTDASEQRGLPPAPSIDEQLWLDFPSSLEGGIFLDHGVFRTAMQQPLAPLQPLQPVQPPSITPFQPSIPGAFETLGTTSIAELAAAVGGGPAQGVSQGQAQAIASTDIGGLLQSANSVQSVNTTRRSPVALAPNVRGYEFGQIYAQATGAYWFPVREDLDSMLSKIDPGMIQEVVVIPGPYGLRYGPGLSFIDIITQDTPRYDDGPESSYRANGDIHTNGGQLYGRLTADGGSDDYGYRISYGHRTGSDFEAGNGLSIPSSYDTGDVWAQFGVSTSKYDRIEGSFLRLDQNNVQYAAQFFDVDTLGTFGTTLKAVDENPNSPWTQLKLEGWWNRTQFTGSITPSKSDPNFPVITRVEYALDQEVGGTNTLNGNTFGDNVSSGARAVALYGDVDNQYLRMGIDFHFEEQMLQENYVLTSMGSSLPPVTPFSTNQPFGQISDGGLFAEYCIPVLDGWKTTLGGRVDWVNTGADQNELRPDTNLDADELQQSNVLYAYYVTNEFKFNDAWKLNAGYGYAQRPPTLTERYADGIFLGLLQSGFTRVIGDPALKPERDFQVDLGLSADYDNFHASVTGFYAWIVDYVTFEGDAVVDFFDAKLVNFINTPLASLTGYEATADWDWSPWLTPFVKSKYVQGDNISLGAPLPSIPPLEGTVGVRWHDATQEKKWEVEVGERMVTAQNRLGAIILSGAPETVEEATPGFCTTYIHTSYNWTKNLSLVAGIDNVFNRTYQEHLDLRLLGPTGFPAPPTRVLSPGISPFFGFDWTF
- a CDS encoding cobalamin-binding protein; translated protein: MRIASLISAGTEMLYALGLGDSVVAVSHECDWPLECLRLPRITRSHVDATAGSSEIDGQVRSLLSNGKPLYEIDAVRLSKLQPDLIVTQAQCDVCAVRYADVLEAVKSDPRLRDAQVFSLNPQSLNDVLKDTIRLGETTGLSAQAKKLVAGLEQRIDLIRSTTSAIPRPKRPRVAIIEWTDPLMLAGNWVPELIKIAGGRCELTLPGEHSRYRTWEELCQFDPQLIVVCPCGFDQIRAQAEVATLSQRHGWNYLTAVKKGNVFALDGNAYFNRPGPRLVDSLELLAKLVHTAQLSLS
- a CDS encoding aldehyde dehydrogenase family protein gives rise to the protein MRIKIATLAGLKRSLNNGEKGIPGESVMKMFVAGNWIDKPQQIEVRNPFDGSVVDTVPKADTADVDRALAAALEGARLMRALPGYERFRILRATAQLMHGQSGQLARTISLEEGKPIRESRVEVARAIETMELSAEEAKRIGGEVLPMDGASNGARKLAFTLRVPCGVVVAITPFNFPLNLPCHKVGPALAAGNAIVLKPASDTPLVALRLVEILLEAGLPPQVVSCLTGGGESLGEALCTDSRVRKISFTGSREIGEKIIKLAGLKRVTMELGSNCPLIVMDDSDLDHVAQGISVSGYSNAGQTCISTQRVLVMRRVYGDLIDMLQPRVDALKYGNPLNETTNLGPMIRERDAARINQWIDEAVRDGARLVTGGRYDGTHHEATIVADVKSNMRISCQELFGPAVAVTACDNFAEAIRLANDTNYGLSAAIFTRDLDRAMQFCREVDCGNLHVNGGPQWRADLMPYGGLKESGLGKEGPRYAIQEMTETKTVVLHGV